One Cuculus canorus isolate bCucCan1 chromosome 1, bCucCan1.pri, whole genome shotgun sequence DNA segment encodes these proteins:
- the LOC128850907 gene encoding stefin-C-like → MTACFLLIFKSEWCWEMLGATLIRFLSTETGSSRYKSCDPMPPAYIPGAWCLCSDCTEGPSSETPLTAETLPATIMSGQFSDPMTPTPEIQEIANRVKSQLEKEVGRAFTIFNAVLYRYQKSVGTSYLIKVEVADGDFNHLLVFQPPLDRKVGPELVRYWTGKTRHDPLEC, encoded by the exons ATGACTGCATGCTTTCTTCTGATATTCAAATCAGAATGGTGTTGGGAAATGCTAGGTGCGACTCTGATCCGCTTCCTAAGCACAGAGACTGGCTCCTCACGTTACAAGTCATGTGATCCCATGCCACCTGCATATATACCAGGTGCCTGGTGCCTCTGCTCAGACTGCACTGAAGGCCCATCTTCGGAAACACCTCTCACTGCAGAGACATTACCTGCCACTATCATGTCTGGGCAGTTCTCTGATCCCATGACTCCTACTCCAGAAATCCAGGAGATCGCTAACAGG gtgAAGTCACAACTTGAAAAGGAGGTTGGCAGGGCATTTACCATCTTTAATGCTGTGCTATATAGGTACCAGAAGTCTGTTGGGACCAGCTACTTGATTAAG GTCGAAGTTGCTGATGGCGATTTTAACCACTTACTGGTGTTTCAGCCACCTCTTGACAGGAAAGTAGGTCCCGAACTTGTCCGGTATTGGACTGGCAAAACCAGACATGATCCTCTGGAATGCTGA
- the LOC128851008 gene encoding stefin-C-like isoform X1 produces MTACFLLIFKSEWCWEMLGATLIRFLSTETGSSRYKSCDPMPPAYIPGAWCLCSDCTEGPSSETPLTAETLPATIMSGQFSDPMTPTPEIQEIANRVKSQLEKEVGRAFTIFNAVLYRYQKSVGTSYLIKVEVADGDFNHLLVFQPPLDRKVGPELVRYWTGKTRHDPLEC; encoded by the exons ATGACTGCATGCTTTCTTCTGATATTCAAATCAGAATGGTGTTGGGAAATGCTAGGTGCGACTCTGATCCGCTTCCTAAGCACAGAGACTGGCTCCTCACGTTACAAGTCATGTGATCCCATGCCACCTGCATATATACCAGGTGCCTGGTGCCTCTGCTCAGACTGCACTGAAGGCCCATCTTCGGAAACACCTCTCACTGCAGAGACATTACCTGCCACTATCATGTCTGGGCAGTTCTCTGATCCCATGACTCCTACTCCAGAAATCCAGGAGATCGCTAACAGG gtgAAGTCACAACTTGAAAAGGAGGTTGGCAGGGCATTTACCATCTTTAATGCTGTGCTATATAGGTACCAGAAGTCTGTTGGGACCAGCTACTTGATTAAG gtCGAAGTTGCTGATGGCGATTTTAACCACTTACTGGTGTTTCAGCCACCTCTTGACAGGAAAGTCGGTCCCGAACTTGTCCGGTATTGGACTGGCAAAACCAGACACGATCCTCTGGAATGCTGA